The sequence below is a genomic window from Nicotiana tomentosiformis chromosome 6, ASM39032v3, whole genome shotgun sequence.
TCTTAAACCATGATGTCGGTACCAGATAAGGGGGAATTGGTTGAAGTAACCATGTccacagaggcggatccaggaatTGGGCTTTATGGGTGTGTATTTTGTTTATCTTTTTTTGCAAAGTACCTTAAACATCTCTAAACCAGATGTGGTTCCTTTATGTATCAGAGTATTTCGCACATCTTTTACTGATGGTGAACGACAGGTACTCAATCCGCGTGTTCGGAATTCACAATCCACTGCCTTTGATCCACTTGGCCATACCCGCTCCATCCTCGACACAGTTATTGTTGTTTTAATCTAAAAATTTGATGATTGCTCCCTTTAATAATTAGCTGATGACTTGTTACAGGCATCAGATGGTATCACTTGTTTTAAGACAAACTTATAGCTTCATACTTgataacttttttttttcatttcctgTTTCTGTATCTCTGATTTTGTGAAATCTTCTCTCGCCTCTCGTGCTGCAGGATCCTATTGTTTCTGGGATAGAGGAGAAGATAGCAACTTGGACTTTTCTACCAAAAGGTATGACTTCCACTGAATGATAAATTCTATGTTAATTTTATCTGAACTCATCAATAGTTAGTTGCAAATTGAAGATTCTCTTTAGTCCGTCACCTATTAACCTTGTCATGTACAAAATTTACTAACTTCAGGAAAATGTTTGTAGCTAACTGAACATCAATTGAAAACTCCTTTTATACTGTATCATTAGACAGAACCAACTGTGATAGGTTTTGCAAATgttgagtttcattaagctttaaGACTGTTAATAGCATAATGTGGTTAACATCAAAGAGTGCAACCTACTAGAATAAAGGAAAGCGATTTAGTTTAAAAAGTTATCCATTCTGTTCACTATTTACTGTTTCACATTGGATCTATTCTTATTCAGAAAACCTATTATAAGCTCATGATTTTGAACTGTTGATGATTGTACTTCTTGTATGCTATCTGCTATATTAAAAGCTGTTAACTTTTTAACTACACATTCTCTAAGGCTTAAGTTATTAATTTACCTCTATTATAAGAATTATCCACCTTCTTAAATTAACTTATTGACTACTTTTTTTACTAGCATGGAGATATTCGTCGTTCTCTCCATTAAGTTACATCACTATATCTGCTAGTTATAAATTTTTGGAGATACAACATTAAGTTACTAGAATACGTCATAGTTATTTCTTGTTTACAGAGAATGGAGAAGAAATACAAGTACTACGATATGAGGAGGGGCAGAAATATGAGCCACACTATGATTACTTTGTAGACAAGGTTAATATTGCTCGAGGTGGACATCGTTTGGCCACTGTACTTATGTATCTCACAAATGTTGAAAAGGGAGGTGAAACTGTTTTCCCTAAAGCAGAGGTTAGTTTAAGTTTTATCTACTCTTGATTCCATTTTACTTCTTTAGCCACGAGTTCAATTATATTTGGCATTTTGCTTATTGGGTTATGAGGAGGCCATTTGTCTTCTGGTTCTATCTAATTTAAGATGCCCATTCTTAGGTTACCTTTGCAGTATCTGCATTCTTTTATTTGTAGAGTTAGGTTTAAAGGTGATACATTAGTTTTGAAGTGGTGTTTTTGAAATTTTGCAAGATCAAACCAAGATATTTTTTGGAACCAAGAACTAAAAGAATATGAGCTTTTTAGATTCACAATTGAAGGGCACATGTGTACACAGCGGGAAAACTGACAAAAGCATGGAGGTCCGTTAGGAAAAGCTGAATTTTCGCTTCTGTTATGGCACTTTTCAGTTGCGGAAAGCCATACTATTAAAGCAGTGTCTGAGCTTGACGAACATTGCATTTTTGCTTGGATATGTGTTGTTTGATTCCTCTTGTTTGTTTATTAGAGGAGTCTGTTTTCTTCTTCTCTCTGTAAATTGAATGGTACTGATGAGATGACATTTTGCACTTTAGCCTAACCAGATTCATACTATAGTCTTCTCTTGGATTCTTCTTTGTTTTTTGAAGTTGTTCCTACACATTCTTTACCCACCAAATATTGGAAATTTGTACAGGAATCACCTCGTCGTAGGTCGATGATAGCAGATGACAGCTTGTCTGAATGTGCAAAGAAGGGCATACCAGGTACTATACGATTTAGGATATCTCAGAATTGTTGAATAGTGCTATTTCTGCGACTTATATATTGTGCATCTGATCTGCTCTGCTTTTTTACTTTCCATTTTCTTGGAATTTACCAGTGAAACCACGGAAAGGAGATGCCCTTCTTTTCTATAGTCTCCATCCAAATGCCACTCCTGATCCACTTAGCCTCCATGGTGGGTGCCCTGTCATTCAAGGTGAGAAATGGTCAGCAACAAAGTGGATTCATGTGGATTCCTTTGACAAAACTGTGGATACCGAAGGAAATTGCAGTGATCGTGATGAGAATTGCGAGAGATGGGCTGCTCTTGGGGAATGCACCAAGAATCCAGAGTATATGCTGGGAAGTGCTGGCCTTCCTGGATATTGTAGGAAGAGCTGCAAAGTGTGTTAACTCATTATACTTCTCCCTCCCAACTAAATCTGTTTAGAAACTGACAGTTCTTTGGTTATAGTTGTTTCTATTGTATTTTCTAATCTATCATTTCCATCCCTCAAGTAGTGGAGTATTTTTCCTTTGAGGCTACTACATACCCAAATTTTGTCTGTATGCTCTCTTTTTTCTTGTCGAATGAACGTTTGAGCATCACGTTGCATCTTCTATTTAAGTCATTTTCTGTCTTCTTTGTTAATTTTATCAAACAGCTATACTTTTGCTAAATATCTTTTCTGTTTTCTTCCAAGGGAAATGAAAATATTAACAAAACCGGAGATGAACCTAAACATCTGAATGAACTAGTGAGGTTTTCTTCAGTTACGCATTTTTATTTGCAAATGGAACTTGCAACTTGATCTCCAGACAGAAAAAATGAATATTTACACCCTACCTCAACTACAACGTTTCTCTGCACCAAACCCAAATCACAAGCGCCGTTTCATTACCCGCTTCCCAAAAGATTCAATCTCGGTTGTCCAATGTCCGTTGCTCCATCGCCGTTGCTCCTCCGGCAAAGCTTCGTTCTCTCCGGCGAACGGCCATCACCGGGCAATGTTTGGCTACAATGAAGGATCTCTTAGATATAGCTGGATTTTCGAATGGTAAATACAGTGTATTTCTAGATCTGGCCGACGAAAAGCTTGGAAGCCTCATTCTCAGATCTGGCCAAATTTTGCTAAATACAGTGTAATAATGTATTCTCAGATCTGGCCGGATTTCCGttcgtctccatttttagtttAATGCAATGTATACAGTGTTTTGCTTGGCCGGAAAATGCCATCTCcggcgaactttcttctcttctttggtATGGAACTACATACAATGATACAATACATACATTGTATTTTCAAATCTGGCCGGATTTCGAATGGTAAATATAGAGTAAATACATTGTATTCTTAGATCTGGTTGGATTTTAGTTCGTTTCTGGCGAAGCGAAGCCTCATTCTCAGAACGCaggattttcaaataataaaTACAGTGTATATAGTATATTCTCGAATCTGGCTGAATTTTTGTTTGTCTTCATTTTGAGTATAAAATACAGTGTATACAATGTTTTGCTTGGCTAAAAAATGCCATCTTCGACGAACTTTCTTGTCTTCTCTGACTGTATACATGGAGATTGTAGTTGTATTTGGATGTATTTGACTTTATTTATCAATGTTGTTATTTTTTAATACAGTGATTGATTGAGCTACTTGATAATTGTATTATGGTTTTCACACATTGAATGTATTTTTCTAGTATGTATCTACTCTCTCATAGGTTGTATTGACTGTAACCAAAATACGGCCATTATGTGCGAACGACTACAGTTGATACAACTTTCTATCAAAATTGTATTCATTGATACAATCATTATGCGCGAACGAATATAGTTGATACAACTCTTCTATCAAAACTGTATTCATTGATACACCCTAGCAACAAACTGATACAATGAAATTTGAGTTTGGTTGTATGTGTTTGATGAGCAAGGGAAAAGTGACCGAGTTGGATGAAATCCcgatggagttttggaagagtgcgggcaaggcagacttggagtggctcactaggttatttaatgtcatttttagaacgaagaaAATGtccgaagagtggaggtggagcacgatatttcctgtatacaagaacaagggtgatattcaaaattgcaataactatcggggtatcaagctgcttagccatactataaaagtctgggagagagtggttGAGCTAAGGGTGAGGACGAGTGTAGCTATCTTCGAGAACCAGTTTGGGCTTATGtcggggcgttcgactacagaagccatccaccttgttaggagattgatggagcagtatagggagagaaagaaggactttcatatggtgttcatcgaatTAGAAAAGtcgtacgataaagtttcgagggaggttttgtggagatgtttggaggctagatgtgtacctgttgcctacgttaggttgattaaggacatgtatgatggagtaacgACCCaagtgaggacggtgggtggggactTAGACTGctttccggttatgatggggttgcattaggggtcggcactcagcccGTTTGCTCTGGTGCTGGACGTACAGATGCGCCACATCTAAGGGGAAGTACCGTGGTgtatgctatttgcagatgatattgtatggATTGACGAGACACGAGATggtgtgaacgcgcaattagaggCATGGAGGCGAACCCtgaaatctaaaggtttcaagttgagcaggaccaagacagaatacttggagtgtaagttcagtggcgagactcaaggaggggaaggggaggtgaggctggacttgTTAGGTTTCATGAATAGGAAATGGAAGTGGTACCTTTTGAattgcacctcttcatctcacttttttcatttataaatttagaggcTTAGCCTCATTTTTCAGAGATGGAAAATCTGAAAACTTCTCCCATCTTTTCTACACTGTTGcattatttttccaaataaatatagtgtcaagtgtgatt
It includes:
- the LOC104099047 gene encoding probable prolyl 4-hydroxylase 4, yielding MNSSLQLASFFLLFIIAFVRESSSSAIINPSKAKQISWKPRAFVYEGFLTDEECNHLISLAKSELKRSAVADNESGNSKTSEVRTSSGMFIPKAKDPIVSGIEEKIATWTFLPKENGEEIQVLRYEEGQKYEPHYDYFVDKVNIARGGHRLATVLMYLTNVEKGGETVFPKAEESPRRRSMIADDSLSECAKKGIPVKPRKGDALLFYSLHPNATPDPLSLHGGCPVIQGEKWSATKWIHVDSFDKTVDTEGNCSDRDENCERWAALGECTKNPEYMLGSAGLPGYCRKSCKVC